Proteins from a single region of Streptomyces spectabilis:
- a CDS encoding FAD-dependent oxidoreductase: MTPSRPRSSYRRRRAVVIGAGLTGMLAAAALAEVADEVDVIERDTLPVGPRPRQGLPQAHHAHLLWSGGARAIEALLPRITDHWLAAGARRIPLPTGLVSMSAAGWLPRWPEMQYVIACSRDLLDWVVRSRVLTHPVITVYERAELLGLTGTARRVCGVRFRARDGTEATLDADLVVDASGRGSRAPRWLAALGVPAVREETVDSGLAYASRFFRGPEGSERFPIVNVQSDPRRPVPGRTATIVPIEGARWLVTLSGTRGGQPTGSAGAFADFARLLVRHPVVGDLIPRAEPLTDVKISHSTVNRRRFYEKLATPEGFLVLGDAVATYNPLYGHGMSVAAQSALALRDTLRTHGLDAHGLARRVQKATARPVGTAWDLAAGQDMLYPGAIGKQSHMGAKLLRSYVDRLMLTATGRPRVTRALFDVVTLPKPPTCLLHPDTVLAVLRGPGRAPVAQPPLTSLEWRVGSGSETVEHTGTHGG; encoded by the coding sequence ATGACGCCTTCCCGGCCCCGTTCCTCGTACCGTCGACGCCGAGCCGTCGTCATCGGTGCCGGTCTGACCGGCATGCTTGCCGCGGCCGCGCTCGCCGAGGTGGCCGACGAGGTGGATGTGATCGAGCGGGACACGCTGCCCGTCGGCCCGCGGCCGCGCCAGGGACTGCCCCAGGCCCACCACGCCCATCTGCTGTGGTCCGGAGGCGCCCGCGCGATCGAGGCGCTGCTGCCCAGGATCACCGATCACTGGCTGGCTGCCGGGGCTCGCCGCATCCCGTTGCCCACCGGCCTGGTCAGCATGAGCGCGGCCGGCTGGCTGCCTCGCTGGCCGGAGATGCAGTACGTCATCGCCTGCAGCCGTGATCTGCTCGACTGGGTGGTCCGCAGCCGCGTCCTCACACACCCGGTGATCACCGTGTACGAGCGGGCCGAGCTGCTGGGTCTGACCGGAACGGCCCGGCGCGTGTGCGGGGTGCGCTTCCGGGCCCGGGACGGTACGGAGGCCACGCTCGACGCCGATCTGGTCGTCGACGCCAGTGGCCGCGGCTCGCGCGCACCGCGGTGGCTCGCCGCCCTCGGCGTGCCCGCCGTGCGCGAGGAGACCGTCGACTCCGGACTCGCCTATGCCAGCCGCTTCTTCAGGGGTCCGGAAGGCAGCGAGCGGTTTCCCATCGTCAACGTCCAGTCCGATCCGCGCCGCCCCGTGCCGGGGCGCACGGCGACCATCGTGCCGATCGAGGGCGCCCGGTGGCTGGTCACCCTCTCCGGCACCCGCGGCGGGCAGCCCACCGGCAGCGCAGGTGCCTTCGCCGACTTCGCGCGCCTCCTGGTCCGCCATCCGGTCGTCGGCGACCTCATCCCTCGGGCCGAACCACTCACCGACGTAAAGATCTCGCACAGCACGGTCAACCGCCGCCGCTTCTACGAGAAGCTCGCCACCCCGGAGGGCTTCCTCGTCCTCGGCGACGCCGTGGCCACCTACAACCCCCTCTACGGCCACGGCATGTCCGTGGCCGCGCAGAGCGCGCTCGCCCTCCGCGACACGCTGCGCACCCACGGTCTGGACGCCCACGGGTTGGCCCGCCGGGTGCAGAAGGCCACCGCGCGTCCGGTCGGCACCGCCTGGGACCTGGCGGCCGGGCAGGACATGCTGTACCCCGGAGCCATCGGCAAGCAGTCGCACATGGGCGCGAAGCTGCTGCGTTCCTACGTCGACCGGCTGATGCTCACCGCCACCGGCCGCCCACGCGTCACTCGCGCGTTGTTCGATGTGGTGACGCTGCCGAAGCCACCGACGTGTCTGTTGCACCCCGATACGGTGCTCGCCGTCCTGCGCGGGCCCGGGCGGGCGCCGGTCGCTCAGCCACCGCTGACGTCGTTGGAGTGGCGCGTCGGCAGTGGATCCGAGACCGTCGAGCACACAGGGACTCACGGCGGCTAG
- a CDS encoding NADP-dependent oxidoreductase, with protein MRAVRYHEYGGVETLVVEQVPDPRPGPGEIRVRVAAAGVNPVDWKVRSGAVREVLPVELPAIPGRDVVGVIDEIGEGVQGVSMGDRVFGLGGVTGATAELAVLSAWAHAPTTWTDEQAAGAGLASVTALGGLKVLGPLRGRTLLIEGAAGGVGSAAVEIAVAQGATVIGTASERNHEYLTSLGAVPTTYGPGLAERLATLAPTGVDLALDTAASGSLTDLIAIVGDPARVATIADYTNAHRLGVHLVNAANDSTLLAEAGELGRQGHYTPRVERTYPLERIAEAHAHAERGHTRGKIVVCV; from the coding sequence ATGCGCGCAGTGCGTTATCACGAGTACGGCGGTGTGGAGACCCTCGTGGTCGAGCAGGTGCCGGACCCGCGTCCCGGGCCCGGCGAGATCCGCGTCCGCGTCGCGGCGGCCGGTGTCAACCCCGTCGACTGGAAGGTGCGTTCCGGCGCGGTGCGCGAGGTGCTCCCCGTGGAACTGCCCGCGATTCCCGGACGCGATGTCGTCGGCGTGATCGACGAGATCGGTGAGGGCGTGCAGGGGGTGAGCATGGGCGACCGTGTCTTCGGGCTCGGCGGCGTCACCGGCGCGACAGCGGAGCTGGCCGTGCTCTCGGCCTGGGCCCACGCGCCCACCACCTGGACCGACGAGCAGGCCGCCGGTGCCGGATTGGCATCCGTGACCGCGCTGGGCGGCCTCAAGGTGCTCGGTCCCTTGCGGGGACGCACCCTTCTCATCGAGGGCGCCGCCGGAGGCGTGGGCAGTGCCGCGGTCGAGATCGCGGTGGCACAGGGCGCCACCGTGATCGGGACGGCCAGCGAGCGCAACCATGAGTACCTCACCTCTCTCGGAGCCGTTCCCACCACCTACGGCCCCGGCCTCGCGGAGCGGCTCGCCACCCTGGCTCCGACCGGTGTCGACCTCGCCCTCGACACCGCGGCCTCCGGTTCCCTGACCGACCTCATCGCGATCGTGGGCGACCCCGCCCGCGTGGCGACGATCGCCGACTACACCAACGCGCATCGCCTGGGCGTCCATCTGGTCAACGCGGCGAACGACTCCACGCTCCTCGCCGAAGCGGGCGAACTCGGCCGGCAAGGCCACTACACACCGCGCGTCGAGCGCACCTACCCGCTCGAACGGATCGCGGAAGCGCACGCGCACGCCGAGCGCGGACACACGCGGGGGAAGATCGTGGTGTGCGTGTGA
- a CDS encoding VOC family protein, whose product MEQILSRQQASEAVQDHGWRYLLGSLQTSVPVGTLAQAISLAADAVAVCGDDADRHLRVDVRADRAVFTLQSLDHATVTTRDVELARRISATVGTSGFLPEAGSGTGAPRSVQLVEIAIDALDIAGIRPFWKAVLGYADEAGAEGAEDPLVDPLWQGPAIWFQHMDRARPQRNRIHLDISVPHDEAPRRIENALAAGGRLVSAARAPAFWVLADREGNEACVTTWQGRDN is encoded by the coding sequence ATGGAGCAGATCTTGAGTCGGCAGCAAGCGTCGGAGGCGGTCCAGGATCACGGGTGGCGCTACTTGCTGGGCTCGTTGCAAACGTCGGTTCCGGTCGGGACGCTGGCGCAAGCGATCAGCTTGGCGGCGGACGCTGTCGCGGTGTGTGGCGACGACGCGGATCGGCACCTCCGCGTCGATGTCCGCGCCGACCGGGCCGTCTTCACTCTGCAGTCGTTGGACCATGCGACGGTCACCACCCGGGATGTCGAGCTCGCGCGTCGGATCTCTGCCACTGTCGGCACGTCAGGGTTTCTGCCGGAGGCTGGAAGCGGAACGGGGGCGCCACGGTCTGTCCAGCTAGTCGAGATCGCCATCGATGCCCTGGACATCGCCGGGATCCGGCCGTTCTGGAAGGCGGTGTTGGGCTATGCCGATGAGGCGGGCGCCGAGGGAGCGGAGGATCCGCTCGTTGATCCGCTCTGGCAGGGCCCGGCCATCTGGTTCCAGCACATGGACCGCGCGCGTCCGCAGCGCAATCGCATCCACCTCGACATCAGTGTTCCGCACGACGAGGCACCCCGACGGATCGAGAACGCGCTGGCGGCTGGGGGTCGGCTTGTGTCCGCGGCCCGTGCCCCCGCGTTCTGGGTGCTTGCCGACCGGGAGGGGAACGAAGCCTGCGTCACCACATGGCAGGGCCGGGACAACTGA
- a CDS encoding MerR family transcriptional regulator, which yields MRIGEVADKAGVSVRALRYYEEQGLLPARRSPGGQRHYPDSAVGRVRLIQQLYAAGLPSRVVREVLPCVDSGDVPPGLLDQLEAERVRVDQRITDLLAVRDRLDDVIAVTRDPDADCSHTQ from the coding sequence GTGCGCATCGGTGAGGTCGCCGACAAGGCGGGAGTGAGCGTCCGGGCGCTGCGCTACTACGAGGAACAGGGTCTGCTCCCGGCGCGCCGCAGCCCCGGCGGTCAGCGGCACTACCCCGACTCCGCCGTCGGCCGGGTCCGGCTGATCCAGCAGCTGTACGCCGCGGGCCTGCCGAGCAGGGTGGTCCGTGAGGTGCTGCCGTGCGTGGACTCGGGTGACGTACCCCCGGGGCTCCTGGACCAGTTGGAGGCCGAGCGCGTTCGCGTCGACCAGCGGATCACCGACCTGCTCGCGGTGCGCGACCGGCTCGACGACGTGATCGCCGTCACGCGGGACCCTGATGCCGACTGCTCTCACACGCAGTGA
- a CDS encoding type I polyketide synthase, which translates to MTLDEPIAVVGASCRLPGGINGLDELWTALVGGRDLVGVAPPDRFDAKRWLSANPRRSGKSYTVAGAFLEDVAGFDADFFQISPREAAQMDPQHRLLLELAVEALDDAGAVTSELAGTDTGVYVAVGGHSYALLQAMRPRLMDSHSALGIMTSFAANRISFHFDLRGPSLVVESACSSSLVALHEACEALHRGRVGMAVAGGANLLLAPTDFVASSRATMLSRRGRSQTFSAAADGYVRGEGGGLVVLKRLADAQRDGDRVHALIRGIGTNNDGHTPGISVPDAGAQLSLLEQVYRRAGVDPGDVVYVEAHGTGTPVGDPIECRALGQWMGRTRGAADALPIGSIKTNVGHLEGASGIAGLLKAVLVLRHGEIPASLHGTPLSKAIDFAALGLEPVLARRPLAVDARSLVGVNSFGAGGSNAHAILAPPPPAAAASAEPAEPAEHSDVRTVPVVVSARTRDALAEASQRMVRRLEGLEEPDFYHLAATSARRRERHPYRAAVLASTTRQAAERLRALAERSPDSRAAAAARGVARGKVAFAFSGNGSQWAGMGADLLDGDAVFAAAVARVDALLAPALGWSVEQELRAAKPESSAATEIAQPLLFTVQVATVCVLAERGFKPEAVVGHSVGEVAAAWAAGALDLPTACRVVAERSRAQAPTAGLGRMAAIGVGGEQARLLLAPYEGRLEITAFNSDRDLTVGGPLVALEELGAEAVRQGIFFRLLDLDYAFHTSAMDGIGDGLLAALEGVEARATDTAFASTVTGGLVDTRKLGAGYWWDNVRQPVRFASAVRELLAEGCDTFVEIGPHHVLKGYLARLCSEVPAQTAVVPTLLRDADGPGSLDTALAHLLAVGADVVWEEWLPRPARVVDLPSYPWQHERHWHGAPDWWDERLALGSVGHPLLGERAAGPDPGWECDVEPERVPWAGDHRMSESVVMPGMAFAEMAVAAGVEVFGAPIEVVGLRIDTALTLPWQDDAMEVRLRTSLSPDDGVTQISSTDGQGSGWRAHARAQVRRLLRSRPGPLDPEAGAGAAAAAAAAEGERAAQAHYARCAEAGLTYGPLLRVLYDLRRTADTVTARYALPLSDGTAFHAHPVVMDAALQAALALLPDDGRIYLPVAAGAVRCWHTPDAVGLIDVRARAITSDEGIVDVTVTDADGAVALEMTDVRLKALDERRRRPTEYYTTELRAVPLAAAPAPVITASEVAEETRAEREALPRGWRDSRENGLAARTGELSGHFFAQAVQDMLPGEQEFSLGRLLAAGLRPDRQLLVRSLARMACDAGIMTAVGDPDTVTAPGDSAITTTRWRIVAPPRPAAVLQKMTDDFPGEAAFLTLCTLSGSHLAPMLRGELDPVDLMFNGADRELIEQVYSTTVPSRLARQAAGIYLREFLARWPADRPLNVLEVGGGTGGTTASLLPLLPPERTRYVFTDVSAGFFTRAQERFTAYDFVEYRTLDITCDPVAQGFAEGEFDLVIAANVLHVAPRLTQALHHVTSLLGDRGALLAVEASDPRLDNLCFGGFDGFWQFTDAPLRTRSCLLTADQWMPLLAECGFTDATYATRDLDVDHADDSVLFATRTAPDTTPAGAEPAAPDGRDAPRWLVVAERPEAELTGRLVDSLRRCGSPEVALVPAYDVSCAQWPPQRGERPSGVVVLLDEAAAGTTATAARRPSGRSSPDDLVDPMLRRAAMLRDLVAARRRDPSTDVQPLVVVTRPSGALPAPERPLVPADAAVWGMARSLANEEPSLRIRRISLDRGDDAASDAARLAQVINADTAEDELVLTRGGCFAPRTTARLPAAPPPAGTPFRLHTDRGGPTPSLSWIQDEERAPGPGQIAIAVRAAALNYHDVMTVTGLITEDADSADFEHDRVGLECAGTVTGVGPGVTGFAPGDRVFAFTTSSISSQVTAPARLVGHIPSGMSFAEAATLPIAFATVHYGLSDRVDLQAGETVLVHGGAGGIGLAVLQHARHVGAQVIATAGTPAKRRLLRHLGVTHVLDSRSLDFAEEVRRLTDGEGVDVVVNSLTGEAAARSLDLLRPGGQFVELGKRGFQAGSRLLLEALAANCSYLAVDILKVVAGPPGRAQRITEAVADLVRRGVYRPLPHTLHPAAHLQEAFTLLQHSRHIGKVVLSLEERPPVRSVPAPLHLDPHGTYLITGGLSGFGAATARHLATLGARHLTLVGRRGDSTRESADLLSDLRARGVGVSVHATDVTDPAALRAVIDAAAVPLRGVVHAAMELSDTLLRDATDEAFRAALPAKAAGAHLLDTLTRRHDLDLFVLYSSASSLLGWPGQANYNAANVYTEALVRSRREEGLPALAVGWGAIAEVGYAARTYTDEHLGRQITAPLAPDTALETLALLTHSTVDVATVAAHVDWHRVRTATVAGDVPRHTHVLATVPEATDGSHTLREQITALDPAQAETLVRDTLTELLARLLRTPAERIDQSLALKNLGIDSLLATELTTTIRRNLNCELATLAVINAPGTDHLARILLPQLMTPDGARRDPDS; encoded by the coding sequence GTGACTCTGGATGAGCCGATAGCGGTGGTAGGCGCGTCGTGCCGGTTACCGGGCGGGATCAACGGCCTGGACGAGTTGTGGACCGCGCTGGTGGGAGGGCGTGACCTGGTCGGTGTGGCGCCGCCCGACAGGTTCGACGCGAAGCGGTGGCTGTCGGCGAACCCCCGCCGGAGCGGCAAGTCGTACACGGTGGCGGGCGCGTTCCTGGAGGACGTGGCGGGCTTCGACGCCGACTTCTTCCAGATCTCCCCGCGGGAAGCGGCCCAGATGGACCCGCAGCACCGGCTGCTCCTTGAGCTCGCGGTGGAGGCCCTGGACGACGCGGGCGCCGTCACCAGCGAGCTCGCGGGCACGGACACCGGTGTCTACGTCGCTGTGGGCGGCCACAGTTACGCCCTGCTGCAGGCCATGCGGCCCCGGCTGATGGACAGCCACAGCGCGCTGGGCATCATGACCTCCTTCGCGGCCAACCGCATCTCCTTCCACTTCGATCTGCGCGGGCCGAGCCTGGTGGTGGAGTCCGCGTGCTCGTCGTCTCTGGTGGCCCTGCACGAGGCGTGCGAGGCGCTGCACCGGGGACGGGTCGGCATGGCCGTGGCGGGCGGCGCCAACCTGCTGTTGGCTCCGACCGACTTCGTCGCCTCCTCCCGTGCCACGATGCTCTCCAGGAGAGGCCGTTCACAGACGTTCTCCGCCGCCGCGGACGGCTATGTGCGCGGTGAGGGCGGCGGCCTGGTGGTGCTCAAGCGGCTCGCGGACGCCCAGCGCGACGGTGACCGCGTGCACGCGCTCATCCGGGGCATCGGCACCAACAACGACGGGCACACGCCCGGCATTTCGGTACCGGACGCCGGAGCGCAGCTGTCCCTGTTGGAGCAGGTCTATCGCCGGGCGGGTGTCGACCCGGGCGATGTGGTGTACGTGGAGGCCCACGGCACGGGCACGCCCGTGGGTGATCCGATCGAGTGCCGGGCACTGGGTCAGTGGATGGGCCGCACGCGGGGGGCGGCCGATGCCCTGCCGATCGGCTCGATCAAGACCAACGTGGGGCACCTGGAGGGTGCTTCCGGGATCGCGGGCCTGCTCAAGGCGGTGCTCGTGCTCCGCCACGGGGAGATCCCGGCCTCCTTGCACGGCACGCCCCTGAGCAAGGCGATCGACTTCGCCGCTCTGGGTCTCGAACCCGTCCTCGCCCGGCGGCCCCTCGCGGTGGACGCGCGCTCGTTGGTCGGCGTCAACTCCTTCGGCGCGGGCGGGTCCAACGCGCACGCGATCCTCGCGCCTCCTCCCCCGGCCGCGGCCGCGTCTGCCGAGCCTGCCGAGCCTGCGGAGCACTCGGACGTACGGACCGTACCGGTCGTCGTCTCCGCGCGGACCCGTGACGCGCTCGCCGAGGCTTCGCAGCGGATGGTGCGGCGTCTGGAGGGCCTGGAGGAGCCGGACTTCTATCATCTGGCCGCCACGTCGGCTCGCCGCCGTGAGCGGCACCCGTACCGCGCGGCGGTCCTGGCGAGCACCACCCGGCAGGCCGCCGAGCGGCTGAGGGCGCTGGCGGAGCGCTCGCCCGACTCCCGGGCGGCGGCCGCCGCCCGTGGAGTCGCGCGCGGCAAGGTGGCGTTCGCGTTCAGCGGCAACGGCTCCCAGTGGGCGGGCATGGGAGCCGATCTCCTGGACGGCGACGCGGTGTTCGCCGCCGCCGTGGCGCGGGTGGACGCGCTCCTTGCCCCGGCCCTCGGCTGGTCGGTGGAGCAGGAGTTGCGCGCGGCGAAGCCGGAGAGCTCCGCCGCGACGGAGATCGCCCAGCCGTTGCTGTTCACCGTGCAGGTGGCCACGGTGTGCGTGCTCGCCGAACGGGGTTTCAAGCCGGAGGCGGTGGTCGGGCACAGCGTCGGCGAGGTCGCGGCGGCGTGGGCCGCGGGCGCGCTCGACCTGCCCACGGCGTGCCGGGTGGTCGCCGAGCGCAGCCGGGCCCAGGCACCGACCGCGGGCCTGGGCCGGATGGCCGCCATCGGGGTCGGCGGCGAACAGGCCCGCCTCCTGCTGGCCCCCTACGAAGGACGCCTGGAGATCACGGCGTTCAACAGCGATCGCGACCTCACCGTCGGCGGCCCCCTGGTCGCGCTTGAGGAACTGGGCGCCGAGGCCGTACGGCAGGGGATCTTCTTCCGGCTGCTCGACCTGGACTACGCGTTCCACACCTCGGCGATGGACGGCATCGGTGACGGTCTCCTCGCGGCGCTCGAAGGCGTCGAGGCGCGCGCCACGGACACGGCGTTCGCCTCGACGGTGACCGGAGGTCTCGTCGACACCCGCAAGCTGGGCGCGGGCTACTGGTGGGACAACGTGCGGCAGCCGGTGCGGTTCGCCTCCGCCGTCCGGGAACTGCTCGCCGAGGGCTGCGACACGTTCGTGGAGATCGGGCCCCATCACGTCCTCAAGGGCTACCTCGCCCGGCTGTGCTCCGAGGTCCCCGCACAGACGGCCGTCGTTCCCACACTGCTGCGCGACGCCGACGGGCCGGGCTCGCTCGACACCGCGCTCGCGCATCTGCTGGCCGTCGGCGCCGACGTCGTATGGGAGGAGTGGCTCCCCCGGCCGGCCCGGGTGGTCGATCTGCCGTCCTACCCCTGGCAGCACGAGCGGCACTGGCACGGAGCCCCCGACTGGTGGGACGAACGCCTTGCGCTCGGCAGCGTCGGCCATCCGCTCCTGGGAGAGCGCGCGGCGGGCCCCGATCCGGGCTGGGAGTGCGATGTGGAGCCCGAGCGGGTGCCGTGGGCGGGCGACCACCGGATGAGTGAGAGCGTGGTCATGCCCGGCATGGCGTTCGCGGAGATGGCCGTGGCCGCGGGCGTCGAGGTGTTCGGCGCGCCCATCGAGGTCGTCGGCCTGCGGATCGACACCGCGCTGACCCTTCCCTGGCAGGACGACGCGATGGAGGTGCGGCTGCGCACCAGCCTCAGTCCTGACGACGGTGTGACGCAGATCAGCAGCACCGACGGCCAGGGGTCCGGCTGGCGGGCCCACGCGCGCGCCCAGGTGCGGCGTCTCCTGCGGTCCCGGCCCGGCCCACTGGACCCCGAGGCCGGTGCCGGTGCGGCTGCCGCTGCCGCTGCCGCTGAAGGCGAGCGGGCGGCCCAGGCCCACTACGCCCGCTGCGCCGAGGCCGGGCTGACCTACGGCCCGCTCCTGCGGGTCCTGTACGACCTGCGGCGGACGGCGGACACCGTCACGGCCCGCTACGCGCTGCCGCTGTCCGACGGCACCGCCTTTCACGCCCACCCGGTCGTCATGGACGCCGCGCTGCAGGCCGCCCTCGCGCTGCTGCCCGACGACGGCCGCATCTACCTGCCCGTCGCCGCCGGTGCCGTACGGTGCTGGCACACACCGGACGCCGTCGGCCTCATCGACGTACGAGCGCGGGCGATCACATCCGACGAAGGCATCGTGGACGTCACGGTGACCGACGCGGACGGCGCGGTCGCCCTGGAGATGACCGACGTACGGCTGAAGGCGCTGGACGAGCGCCGCCGACGGCCCACGGAGTACTACACCACCGAGCTGCGCGCGGTGCCGCTGGCCGCCGCCCCCGCCCCGGTCATCACGGCGTCCGAGGTGGCGGAGGAGACCCGCGCCGAGCGGGAGGCGCTGCCGCGCGGGTGGCGGGACAGCCGGGAGAACGGCCTGGCCGCCCGGACCGGCGAGCTCAGCGGCCACTTCTTCGCCCAGGCCGTGCAGGACATGCTGCCCGGCGAGCAGGAGTTCAGCCTCGGCCGGCTCCTCGCGGCGGGACTGCGGCCCGACCGGCAGCTGTTGGTCCGCTCACTGGCCCGGATGGCTTGCGACGCCGGGATCATGACCGCCGTGGGCGACCCCGACACCGTGACCGCCCCGGGTGACTCAGCCATCACGACCACCCGCTGGCGGATCGTCGCGCCGCCGCGCCCCGCCGCCGTCCTGCAGAAGATGACCGACGACTTCCCGGGCGAGGCGGCCTTCCTGACGCTGTGCACCCTGTCCGGCAGCCATCTGGCACCCATGCTCCGGGGTGAACTCGACCCGGTGGACCTGATGTTCAACGGCGCCGACCGGGAACTCATCGAGCAGGTGTACAGCACCACCGTGCCCTCCCGCCTGGCCCGGCAAGCGGCCGGGATCTATCTGCGCGAGTTCCTGGCGCGCTGGCCCGCCGACCGGCCGCTCAACGTGCTGGAGGTCGGCGGCGGCACCGGCGGCACCACCGCGTCGCTCCTCCCGCTGCTGCCCCCCGAACGCACCCGGTACGTCTTCACCGACGTGTCGGCCGGCTTCTTCACCCGCGCCCAGGAACGCTTCACCGCCTACGACTTCGTCGAGTACCGCACGCTGGACATCACCTGCGACCCCGTGGCGCAGGGCTTCGCCGAGGGCGAGTTCGACCTAGTGATCGCCGCCAACGTCCTGCACGTGGCGCCGCGCCTGACCCAGGCGCTCCACCACGTGACCTCGCTGCTCGGCGACCGGGGAGCCCTGCTGGCCGTGGAGGCGAGCGACCCGCGCCTGGACAACCTGTGCTTCGGCGGCTTCGACGGCTTCTGGCAGTTCACCGACGCGCCCCTGCGCACCCGCAGCTGCCTGCTGACCGCCGACCAGTGGATGCCGCTGCTCGCCGAGTGCGGCTTCACCGACGCCACGTACGCCACTCGGGACCTCGACGTCGACCACGCCGACGACAGCGTCCTCTTCGCCACCCGCACAGCCCCTGATACGACGCCTGCCGGCGCGGAGCCCGCCGCACCGGACGGGCGCGACGCCCCGCGGTGGCTCGTCGTCGCGGAGCGCCCCGAAGCGGAGCTGACCGGTCGGCTCGTCGACTCGCTGCGGCGGTGCGGCAGCCCCGAGGTGGCACTCGTTCCGGCGTACGACGTCTCCTGCGCGCAGTGGCCGCCGCAGCGGGGGGAGCGGCCGTCCGGCGTCGTCGTCCTCCTGGACGAGGCGGCCGCCGGGACCACGGCGACGGCGGCTCGGCGGCCGTCGGGCCGCTCCTCACCCGACGACCTCGTAGATCCCATGCTCCGACGGGCCGCCATGCTGCGGGATCTGGTCGCCGCCCGGCGCCGCGACCCCTCGACCGACGTCCAGCCGCTCGTCGTCGTCACCCGGCCCAGCGGCGCACTGCCCGCCCCCGAGCGCCCCCTCGTGCCCGCGGACGCGGCCGTGTGGGGCATGGCGCGCAGCCTGGCGAACGAAGAGCCTTCACTGCGCATCCGGCGCATCTCCCTGGACCGCGGCGACGACGCCGCGTCGGACGCCGCCCGGCTCGCCCAAGTGATCAACGCGGACACGGCGGAGGACGAACTCGTCTTGACCCGCGGCGGCTGCTTCGCTCCCCGCACGACGGCCCGCCTGCCCGCCGCTCCACCGCCTGCGGGCACGCCCTTCCGCCTCCACACCGACCGCGGCGGCCCGACGCCGTCGCTGTCCTGGATCCAGGACGAGGAGCGCGCCCCCGGCCCCGGGCAGATCGCGATCGCCGTGCGGGCCGCCGCGCTCAACTACCACGACGTCATGACCGTCACGGGCTTGATCACCGAAGACGCCGACTCGGCCGACTTCGAGCACGACCGCGTGGGTCTGGAGTGCGCGGGAACCGTCACCGGAGTCGGGCCCGGGGTGACGGGCTTCGCGCCCGGCGACCGCGTGTTCGCCTTCACCACGTCCTCGATCTCCTCCCAGGTGACCGCTCCGGCCCGGCTCGTGGGGCACATCCCGTCAGGGATGAGCTTCGCCGAAGCCGCGACGCTGCCCATCGCCTTCGCCACCGTCCACTACGGCCTCAGCGACCGGGTCGACCTCCAGGCGGGCGAGACCGTCCTGGTGCACGGCGGTGCGGGCGGCATCGGCCTGGCCGTCCTGCAACACGCCCGGCACGTCGGCGCCCAGGTCATCGCCACGGCGGGCACCCCCGCCAAGCGCCGTCTGCTCCGCCACCTCGGGGTGACCCACGTCCTCGACTCACGGAGCCTTGACTTCGCCGAAGAGGTCCGCAGGCTCACCGACGGCGAGGGAGTCGACGTGGTCGTCAACTCCCTGACCGGCGAGGCCGCTGCCCGCAGCCTGGACCTCCTGCGCCCCGGCGGCCAGTTCGTGGAGCTCGGCAAGCGCGGCTTCCAGGCAGGCAGCCGTCTGCTGCTCGAGGCGCTCGCCGCCAACTGCAGCTATCTGGCCGTCGACATCCTCAAGGTCGTCGCGGGTCCGCCGGGCCGCGCCCAGCGGATCACCGAAGCCGTCGCCGACCTCGTCCGCCGCGGCGTCTACCGGCCCCTCCCGCACACCCTTCATCCCGCGGCGCACCTACAGGAGGCGTTCACCCTCCTCCAGCACTCGCGCCACATCGGCAAGGTCGTCCTGTCCCTGGAAGAGCGTCCGCCGGTCCGCTCCGTACCCGCCCCACTCCATCTGGACCCCCACGGCACGTATCTGATCACCGGTGGCCTCAGCGGCTTCGGCGCCGCCACCGCCCGCCACCTGGCCACGCTCGGAGCCCGGCACCTCACCCTCGTCGGCCGCCGCGGCGACAGCACCCGCGAATCCGCGGACCTCCTCAGCGACCTGCGCGCCCGGGGCGTCGGCGTCAGTGTCCACGCCACCGACGTCACCGACCCCGCGGCCCTCCGCGCCGTGATCGACGCCGCTGCCGTGCCGCTGCGCGGTGTCGTGCACGCCGCGATGGAGCTGAGCGACACCCTCCTCCGGGACGCCACCGACGAGGCCTTCCGTGCCGCGCTGCCCGCCAAGGCCGCGGGCGCGCATCTCCTCGACACCCTCACCCGCCGCCACGACCTGGACCTCTTCGTCCTCTACAGCTCGGCGAGCTCCCTGCTCGGCTGGCCGGGGCAGGCCAACTACAACGCGGCCAACGTCTACACCGAAGCCCTGGTCCGGTCACGGCGCGAGGAGGGCCTGCCCGCCCTCGCCGTCGGCTGGGGTGCCATCGCCGAGGTCGGTTACGCCGCCCGCACCTATACGGACGAACACCTCGGCCGGCAGATCACCGCTCCCCTGGCTCCCGACACGGCCCTGGAGACCCTCGCGCTCCTCACCCACTCCACCGTCGACGTCGCCACCGTGGCCGCCCACGTCGACTGGCACCGGGTGCGCACCGCCACCGTGGCCGGCGACGTCCCCCGCCACACGCACGTACTCGCGACCGTGCCCGAAGCCACCGACGGCTCCCACACCCTGCGCGAACAGATCACCGCACTCGACCCCGCGCAAGCGGAGACCCTGGTGCGCGACACCCTCACCGAACTGCTCGCCCGGCTCCTGCGCACTCCCGCCGAACGCATCGACCAGTCCCTCGCCCTCAAGAACCTCGGCATCGACTCCTTGCTCGCCACCGAACTCACCACCACCATCCGCCGCAACCTCAACTGCGAACTCGCCACCCTGGCCGTCATCAACGCCCCCGGCACCGACCATCTGGCGCGCATCCTGCTCCCCCAGCTCATGACCCCCGACGGTGCGCGCAGAGACCCGGATTCGTAG